The proteins below are encoded in one region of Acidobacteriota bacterium:
- a CDS encoding UbiX family flavin prenyltransferase: MPATLPAPANITVAMTGASGATFGRELLLALERDRRVEAVNFIASDNALRVMAEELGIKGRSNLLQQLLGKAASGPRSKTLKTKQQNNADIGANVASGSYPADAMVVIPCSMGTLASIACGLASTLIERAADVCLKEQRPLILCVRETPLNKIHIENMRRAADAGATIFPLIPAFYNRPRSADEMAREFAARVLQHLGLRQPGAYRWKG, encoded by the coding sequence ATGCCAGCCACTCTGCCAGCCCCTGCCAACATCACCGTCGCCATGACGGGAGCGTCTGGAGCAACCTTTGGCCGTGAGCTGCTGCTCGCCCTCGAGCGCGACCGCCGCGTCGAGGCGGTGAACTTCATCGCCAGCGACAATGCGCTGCGCGTGATGGCGGAAGAGTTGGGCATCAAGGGCCGCAGCAACCTGCTGCAGCAGCTGCTTGGCAAGGCCGCGTCTGGTCCCCGCAGTAAGACGTTGAAGACCAAGCAGCAGAACAATGCGGACATCGGAGCCAACGTCGCGAGCGGCAGCTATCCTGCCGACGCCATGGTCGTGATCCCATGCTCCATGGGGACACTTGCCAGCATCGCCTGCGGGCTGGCCTCGACGCTCATCGAGCGCGCCGCCGACGTCTGCTTGAAGGAACAGCGGCCGCTCATCCTGTGCGTGCGGGAGACGCCGCTCAACAAGATCCACATCGAGAACATGCGCCGCGCCGCCGATGCCGGCGCCACCATCTTCCCGCTCATCCCCGCCTTCTATAACCGACCGAGATCGGCAGACGAGATGGCGCGCGAGTTCGCCGCCCGCGTGCTGCAACACCTTGGCCTGCGCCAGCCCGGCGCTTATCGCTGGAAAGGCTAG
- a CDS encoding VTT domain-containing protein, producing MKEALEFVTQHGYLVLFAWVLAEQAGLPIPSVPILVAAGSLASAGKMSLVTVLLVSVVASLFSDSFWFYLGRIRGTRVLNMLCRISLEPDSCVRRTEMAFAGRGAPSLLFAKFVPGFSTAAPPMAGIVGMSLLHFLIYDALGSLLWAGSFVALGYIFGHQIFEFMERALLLGGRLGWLLLALFGLYLLWKWAQRQRFIRQLRIARITPQELKTRLDAGEDITIVDLRGRFEFQGTSISRAIRMAPEDIEHMNHEIPRGREIVLFCT from the coding sequence ATGAAGGAAGCGCTCGAATTCGTGACCCAGCACGGCTACCTGGTGCTCTTTGCCTGGGTGTTGGCCGAGCAGGCCGGGCTTCCCATACCGTCCGTTCCGATCTTGGTCGCGGCTGGATCGCTGGCCAGCGCGGGAAAAATGAGCCTGGTGACGGTGCTGCTCGTGTCGGTGGTCGCTTCGCTGTTCAGCGATTCCTTCTGGTTCTATCTCGGACGCATCCGCGGCACGCGGGTGTTGAATATGCTCTGCCGCATCTCGCTGGAGCCGGATTCGTGCGTGCGCAGGACGGAGATGGCGTTCGCGGGACGCGGCGCGCCCTCCCTGCTATTCGCTAAGTTCGTTCCTGGCTTCAGCACCGCCGCGCCGCCGATGGCGGGGATCGTGGGCATGAGCCTGCTGCACTTCCTCATCTACGACGCGCTCGGTTCGCTGCTGTGGGCCGGTTCGTTCGTGGCTCTGGGATACATCTTCGGGCACCAGATATTCGAGTTCATGGAGCGCGCGCTGCTACTGGGCGGACGGCTCGGTTGGCTCCTGCTCGCCTTGTTCGGACTCTACCTGCTATGGAAGTGGGCGCAGCGGCAGCGCTTCATCCGTCAATTGCGGATCGCACGCATCACGCCGCAGGAGCTCAAGACCAGGCTGGACGCGGGCGAAGACATCACCATCGTCGACCTGCGCGGCCGGTTCGAGTTCCAGGGAACCAGCATCAGCCGTGCCATCCGCATGGCGCCGGAAGATATCGAGCACATGAACCACGAGATCCCGCGTGGCCGCGAGATCGTGCTCTTCTGTACTTGA
- a CDS encoding adenylate/guanylate cyclase domain-containing protein — translation MRLLLRQVASGSTSFVQKLRRVDYAIAGIVTLFSLYLFYMMADGSNMAAISFVRNVEQRSLDARFQARGARAHDGRIVIVGMEETTLHKVGAWPIPRDAYAQLIDKLKQGGARVIAFDVTFPTPGRNSSGEALKQLQARMQGKASPEVIAQVHVIEVASDKDALLADAMMRADNVVLGHLFLDKSRVVEMDAKAAEDYYNVAWGKSFPQINAVGVPQGGTLDTGKAFAENGGVVYDGVEPNIKLLAESAKSFGFFNAAVDTDGTVRRGLLVARYQNLDWFPSLALQTLREYESIPDQDVSMAISPAGLERVKLGRYDIKVPPDGALLINYAGPYQTYQHYSMADVIDGTVPASTFKDKIVLVGATALGIGDMRVTPFHGETYMGVEIHANELDNLLHYNERGRGFLTRGRTQELIDVVAILFFGLVMGYAFSNLKPLTSTLTMVVILALFTALVQFEFSRYGVWLSFVLPAATLIANFAGITSYRMIFEERAKRKMRRTFETYVSPGVIRLMEKDPGKYFRAGGEMKDLTIMFSDIRSFTTISEGLTPNELVELLNEYLGAMTEILFQHWGTLDKYIGDAIMGFWGSPYPQEDHAMRACAAALRMGERLEELNEKWSAEGKQTLQVGIGLNSGPVNVGNMGSVKRLAWTVMGDHVNLASRLEGKTKDYGVRVIISENTYEQVKEAFVTREIDRIKVKGKTQPISIYELMGFIIDQDRHLELINLFASALDAYRRSQWQEATEKFEELLTVYPGDGPSTELLHRCHHFMVEAPEAGWDGVYEMKTK, via the coding sequence TTGAGACTCTTGCTCCGACAGGTCGCCAGCGGCAGCACCAGCTTTGTGCAGAAGCTGCGCCGAGTGGACTACGCCATCGCTGGGATCGTTACGCTGTTCAGCCTCTACCTCTTTTACATGATGGCAGACGGCTCGAACATGGCCGCGATCAGCTTTGTGAGGAACGTGGAGCAGCGTTCGCTCGACGCGCGCTTCCAGGCGCGCGGAGCGCGCGCGCACGATGGCCGCATCGTGATCGTGGGGATGGAAGAGACCACGCTGCACAAGGTGGGCGCATGGCCGATCCCGCGCGATGCCTACGCCCAGCTGATCGACAAGCTGAAGCAGGGCGGCGCGCGCGTGATCGCCTTCGACGTCACTTTCCCCACCCCCGGGAGGAATTCTTCCGGCGAAGCACTGAAGCAGCTGCAGGCACGGATGCAGGGCAAGGCCTCGCCCGAGGTGATCGCGCAGGTGCACGTCATCGAGGTGGCGAGCGACAAAGACGCGCTCCTGGCTGACGCGATGATGCGCGCCGACAATGTGGTGTTGGGCCATCTCTTCCTCGACAAAAGCCGCGTCGTCGAGATGGACGCCAAGGCTGCCGAGGACTACTACAACGTGGCGTGGGGAAAATCTTTTCCGCAGATCAACGCCGTGGGCGTCCCCCAAGGCGGTACGCTCGATACCGGCAAAGCCTTCGCGGAGAATGGCGGCGTGGTGTATGACGGCGTGGAGCCGAACATCAAGCTACTGGCAGAGTCGGCAAAATCCTTCGGCTTCTTCAACGCTGCCGTGGACACCGACGGCACCGTCCGCCGCGGACTGCTGGTGGCGCGTTACCAGAACCTCGACTGGTTTCCCTCGCTCGCGCTGCAGACGCTGCGTGAGTATGAGAGCATCCCCGATCAAGACGTGAGCATGGCGATATCGCCTGCGGGCCTCGAGCGCGTAAAGCTTGGCCGTTATGACATCAAGGTGCCGCCGGATGGCGCGCTCCTCATCAACTACGCCGGACCGTACCAAACGTACCAGCACTACTCCATGGCCGACGTCATCGACGGCACGGTGCCGGCATCCACGTTCAAGGACAAGATCGTCTTGGTGGGCGCGACGGCACTCGGCATCGGCGACATGCGCGTGACCCCCTTCCACGGCGAGACTTACATGGGAGTGGAGATCCACGCCAACGAACTCGACAACCTGCTGCACTACAACGAGCGCGGACGCGGGTTCCTCACTCGCGGGCGGACGCAGGAGCTGATCGATGTGGTCGCCATCCTTTTCTTTGGGTTGGTGATGGGGTACGCGTTCAGCAACCTCAAGCCGCTTACTTCCACCCTCACGATGGTGGTCATACTGGCCCTGTTCACTGCCTTGGTGCAGTTCGAGTTCAGCCGCTACGGCGTGTGGCTGAGCTTCGTGCTGCCGGCCGCGACACTGATCGCGAACTTCGCCGGCATCACCAGCTACCGCATGATCTTCGAAGAGCGCGCCAAGCGGAAGATGCGCCGCACCTTCGAAACCTACGTGTCGCCGGGTGTGATCCGGCTGATGGAGAAGGACCCGGGGAAGTATTTCCGTGCCGGTGGCGAGATGAAAGACCTCACCATCATGTTCAGCGACATCCGGTCGTTCACTACCATCTCTGAGGGTCTGACGCCGAACGAGCTGGTGGAGTTGCTGAACGAATACCTGGGCGCGATGACGGAGATCCTGTTCCAGCACTGGGGCACGCTGGATAAATACATCGGCGACGCCATCATGGGGTTCTGGGGATCACCGTATCCGCAAGAAGACCACGCCATGCGCGCATGTGCCGCCGCGCTGCGCATGGGCGAACGCCTCGAGGAGCTGAACGAGAAATGGTCGGCGGAAGGAAAGCAGACGCTGCAGGTCGGCATCGGCCTGAACTCCGGCCCGGTCAACGTGGGTAACATGGGTTCGGTCAAGCGCCTGGCCTGGACGGTGATGGGCGACCACGTCAACCTGGCGTCCCGCCTCGAGGGGAAGACGAAAGACTATGGCGTGCGTGTGATCATCAGCGAGAACACCTACGAGCAGGTGAAGGAAGCGTTCGTCACGCGCGAGATCGATCGCATCAAGGTGAAAGGCAAGACGCAGCCGATATCCATCTATGAGCTGATGGGCTTCATCATCGATCAGGACCGCCACCTCGAACTCATCAACCTGTTCGCCTCAGCGCTCGACGCCTATCGCCGTAGTCAGTGGCAGGAGGCGACGGAGAAGTTCGAGGAGTTGCTGACCGTGTATCCTGGCGACGGTCCGTCGACCGAACTCCTGCACCGCTGCCATCACTTCATGGTGGAAGCGCCGGAGGCAGGATGGGATGGCGTCTACGAGATGAAGACAAAATGA
- a CDS encoding nitroreductase family protein produces the protein MINMAERAKEKSLSEVVRERRATPHFDPSAPVHEADLAKILNAGLHAPSGYNLQPWRFVVVRDPEQRKRLRAAAFGQPKVEEAPVVIVACGDTEGWKTGDLDEALRMAKEHGYGGDREHEQAKNAVRGFLGSQPGSVGGIAPDLGVWVNRQVMIAFTTLMWMAEALGYDTAPMEGFDEDSVKKLLKVPESVRVVALLAIGRLQGEDKPYGGRFPIERVCFAEEWGKPLKL, from the coding sequence ATGATCAATATGGCCGAGCGAGCCAAAGAGAAGTCCCTGAGCGAGGTAGTGCGCGAGCGCCGCGCGACGCCGCACTTCGATCCGTCCGCCCCGGTCCACGAAGCCGACTTGGCGAAGATCCTGAATGCCGGGCTGCACGCGCCCTCGGGCTACAACCTGCAGCCGTGGCGGTTCGTGGTGGTCCGCGATCCCGAGCAGCGCAAGCGACTGCGGGCGGCGGCGTTCGGCCAGCCGAAAGTGGAAGAAGCACCAGTGGTGATCGTGGCGTGCGGCGACACGGAAGGCTGGAAGACGGGCGACCTTGACGAAGCGCTGCGCATGGCCAAGGAGCATGGCTACGGCGGCGACCGAGAGCACGAGCAGGCGAAAAATGCCGTCCGCGGTTTCCTCGGCTCGCAGCCCGGTTCGGTCGGCGGCATCGCGCCCGACCTGGGCGTGTGGGTCAATCGCCAGGTGATGATCGCCTTTACTACGCTGATGTGGATGGCCGAGGCGCTGGGCTACGACACCGCGCCGATGGAAGGCTTCGACGAGGACTCGGTCAAGAAGTTGTTGAAGGTCCCGGAATCGGTCCGCGTGGTCGCGCTGCTCGCCATCGGGCGTCTCCAGGGCGAGGACAAGCCCTACGGCGGCCGCTTTCCGATCGAGCGTGTTTGCTTTGCAGAGGAGTGGGGCAAGCCCCTCAAGCTGTAG
- a CDS encoding glutaredoxin family protein, translated as MGLTVYCAPWCADCREAKRWLAKHNIRFTEIDIEAVPGAADEVVKHTGKRAIPQFVLDGQWIQPYRPGEGFLYDEMEALFGIST; from the coding sequence ATGGGATTGACCGTCTATTGCGCTCCCTGGTGTGCTGACTGCCGCGAAGCGAAACGCTGGCTGGCGAAGCACAACATCCGCTTCACCGAGATCGACATCGAAGCCGTTCCCGGCGCCGCCGACGAGGTCGTGAAGCACACCGGCAAGCGCGCCATCCCGCAGTTCGTCCTTGACGGCCAATGGATCCAGCCTTATCGCCCGGGTGAGGGTTTCCTGTATGACGAGATGGAAGCTCTGTTCGGCATTTCTACCTGA
- a CDS encoding NUDIX hydrolase: MQREYPDRPLIGVGAVIIDRGRALVVRRAAEPLQGEWSIPGGVLELGETLRTGVAREAKEETGLDVLPIEVLDVDDRILADPDGRTRYHYVLIDYLCEVAGGELRAASDATEVRWVTRAELDGGFSIADAAGEVIRKGLAKAGKRSGPP; this comes from the coding sequence ATGCAGCGTGAATATCCCGACCGTCCGCTGATCGGCGTGGGCGCGGTGATCATCGACCGCGGCCGCGCGCTCGTCGTCCGTCGCGCCGCCGAACCGCTCCAGGGCGAGTGGTCGATCCCCGGCGGCGTGCTCGAACTGGGCGAGACGCTGCGCACTGGCGTGGCGCGCGAGGCGAAAGAAGAGACCGGGTTAGACGTGCTGCCCATCGAGGTGCTCGATGTCGATGACCGCATCCTCGCCGACCCCGACGGGCGCACGCGCTATCACTACGTCCTGATCGATTACCTGTGCGAGGTGGCGGGCGGCGAGTTGCGCGCGGCGAGCGATGCTACGGAGGTCCGCTGGGTCACGCGCGCCGAGTTGGATGGTGGTTTTTCCATCGCGGATGCGGCGGGAGAGGTCATCCGCAAGGGATTGGCGAAGGCGGGAAAAAGGAGCGGCCCGCCGTAG
- the larB gene encoding nickel pincer cofactor biosynthesis protein LarB, which yields MNAESIKKLFDEVRARKLSPDEAVARLRHMPFEDLGFAKVDHHRALRAGMPEVILAKGKTPSQVAGIFAKLAKHGNNVLATRATEKQFDAVRKRIRRAEYRELAGAIVLEQDSRKYGKGTIAVVSAGTSDIPVAEEAVVTAEIMGNDVEHLYDVGVAGIHRLLANRKALTDARVVIVCAGMEGALPSVVGGLVAVPVIAVPTSVGYGASFEGLAALLGMLNSCASNVSVVNIDNGFGAGYVASVINRL from the coding sequence ATGAACGCCGAATCCATCAAGAAGCTCTTCGATGAAGTGCGGGCGCGCAAGCTCTCACCCGACGAGGCGGTCGCGCGGTTGCGTCACATGCCGTTCGAGGACCTGGGATTCGCCAAGGTGGACCACCACCGCGCGCTGCGCGCGGGCATGCCCGAGGTCATCCTGGCAAAAGGGAAGACGCCTTCGCAGGTCGCGGGAATCTTCGCGAAGCTGGCAAAACACGGGAACAACGTGCTGGCGACGCGGGCGACGGAGAAACAGTTTGACGCCGTCCGAAAGAGGATCCGGCGAGCAGAGTATCGCGAGCTGGCAGGCGCGATCGTGCTCGAGCAAGACTCCCGCAAGTACGGCAAAGGGACCATCGCGGTAGTCTCGGCGGGGACCAGCGATATCCCCGTCGCCGAAGAAGCCGTCGTGACGGCGGAGATAATGGGCAACGACGTGGAGCATCTTTACGACGTGGGCGTCGCGGGCATCCATCGGCTGCTGGCGAACCGCAAGGCGCTCACTGACGCGCGCGTGGTGATCGTCTGCGCCGGGATGGAAGGCGCGCTGCCGAGCGTGGTCGGTGGCCTGGTCGCGGTGCCGGTGATCGCCGTCCCGACCAGCGTGGGCTACGGCGCAAGCTTCGAGGGCCTGGCGGCGCTGTTGGGGATGCTGAACTCGTGCGCGTCGAACGTGAGCGTGGTGAACATCGATAACGGCTTCGGCGCGGGATATGTGGCGAGCGTGATCAATCGGCTGTAG
- the purB gene encoding adenylosuccinate lyase produces the protein MIARYTRPEMGGIWSDENKFRMWLRVELAATETLAAAGIVPPEAAAAIRDKGDFDLQRIHEVEAEVKHDVIAFTTAVAEKIGKESRWLHYGLTSNDVVDTAQALQLKDASAIIRKDLEKLRDVLKRRAFEFKRTPQIGRTHGIHAEPITFGLKLANWYAEIERDIVRFDRAGEEMRVGKLSGAVGNLAHLEPEFEAQICERLGLEVEPISTQVIPRDRHANYVATLAVIAATLEKIALEVRHLQRTEVREAEEFFSEKQKGSSAMPHKRNPVTSEQICGLARVVRANAQAAFENVALWHERDISHSSVERVILPDSTILVDYMLAKTASLIDTLLVYPKRMLDNLESTGGLVFSGQLLLDLAENGMLREQAYRVVQKNAMRAWKQGENFKALVLKDKQITARVPRQQIERAFDLKRQLKNVDRIFERVFGAGTPRGKAAARKRR, from the coding sequence TTGATCGCACGCTATACGCGTCCCGAAATGGGCGGCATCTGGAGTGACGAAAACAAGTTCCGCATGTGGCTCCGGGTGGAGCTCGCTGCCACCGAGACCCTCGCCGCCGCCGGCATCGTGCCCCCGGAAGCCGCTGCTGCCATACGCGATAAGGGCGATTTCGACCTCCAACGCATCCATGAGGTCGAGGCCGAGGTGAAGCACGACGTGATCGCCTTCACCACCGCGGTGGCGGAGAAGATCGGGAAAGAATCGCGCTGGCTGCACTATGGCCTGACGTCAAATGACGTGGTCGATACGGCCCAGGCGCTGCAGCTCAAAGACGCCTCCGCCATCATCCGCAAGGATCTGGAGAAGCTGCGCGACGTGCTCAAGCGCCGCGCTTTCGAGTTCAAACGCACTCCGCAGATCGGCCGGACGCACGGCATCCACGCCGAACCCATCACCTTCGGATTGAAGCTGGCGAATTGGTATGCCGAGATCGAGCGCGACATCGTCCGTTTCGACCGCGCCGGAGAAGAGATGCGTGTCGGCAAGCTCTCCGGCGCCGTCGGCAACCTCGCCCACCTCGAGCCCGAATTCGAAGCCCAGATCTGCGAGCGTCTGGGGCTGGAGGTGGAACCGATCTCCACCCAGGTCATCCCGCGCGACCGCCACGCGAACTATGTCGCCACGCTCGCGGTGATCGCCGCCACCCTGGAGAAGATCGCCCTCGAGGTCCGCCACCTGCAACGGACAGAAGTCCGCGAGGCAGAAGAGTTCTTCAGCGAGAAGCAGAAGGGCTCGTCGGCCATGCCGCACAAGCGCAACCCGGTCACCTCCGAACAGATCTGCGGCTTGGCCCGCGTGGTGCGCGCGAACGCGCAGGCGGCCTTTGAGAACGTGGCGCTCTGGCACGAGCGCGATATCTCGCACTCCTCGGTCGAGCGCGTCATCCTGCCCGATTCCACCATCCTGGTGGACTACATGCTGGCCAAGACAGCGAGCCTGATCGACACGCTGCTCGTCTATCCCAAGCGCATGCTCGATAACCTGGAGAGCACCGGCGGACTGGTCTTCAGCGGACAGCTCCTACTCGACCTCGCCGAGAATGGGATGCTGCGCGAGCAGGCCTATCGCGTCGTCCAGAAGAACGCGATGCGCGCCTGGAAGCAGGGCGAGAACTTCAAGGCCCTGGTGTTGAAAGATAAGCAGATCACGGCGCGCGTCCCCCGCCAGCAGATCGAGCGCGCGTTCGACCTCAAGCGCCAGCTCAAGAACGTGGACAGGATCTTCGAGCGGGTGTTCGGCGCCGGGACACCCCGAGGCAAAGCCGCGGCAAGGAAGCGGCGCTAG
- a CDS encoding MarR family transcriptional regulator gives MHRAPERASDGYFRALAEFRYQIRRFTSFSEQAAEVAGVAPQQHLLLLALRGLPAGMQPSIRGLADRLLLRHHSVVELVDRSVRMGLVRRVAGLTDRRQVMVELTARGERVLQKIFVLNRRQLRVQSSELARTLGKLTREQNGGRRRHR, from the coding sequence ATGCACAGGGCCCCCGAAAGAGCGAGTGACGGCTACTTCCGCGCGCTGGCCGAGTTCCGTTACCAGATCCGCCGTTTCACCAGCTTCAGTGAGCAGGCGGCGGAGGTGGCCGGGGTCGCGCCCCAACAACATCTGCTGCTGCTCGCCTTGCGCGGGCTGCCGGCAGGGATGCAGCCCTCGATCCGCGGGCTGGCTGACCGCCTGCTGCTCAGGCACCACAGCGTGGTCGAACTGGTCGACCGTTCGGTGCGCATGGGGCTGGTGCGGCGCGTGGCCGGCCTCACCGACCGCCGCCAGGTGATGGTCGAGCTGACTGCCAGGGGCGAGCGCGTGCTGCAGAAGATCTTTGTCCTGAACCGGAGGCAGCTGCGCGTGCAATCGTCGGAGCTCGCGAGGACGCTGGGCAAGCTCACGCGCGAGCAAAACGGGGGCAGGCGCAGGCACCGATAA